A window of Caldilineales bacterium contains these coding sequences:
- a CDS encoding M23 family metallopeptidase: MPAPRVRLPFAGAYRLTQGFAARPEVYKKFGLVGHNGLDWGTPTGTSILAVAGGKAIEIAFKEGPGGADADGFGNYVKLEHDWGESLYAHLSKVDLQKGDAIKEGEQLGLSGNTGFSTAAHLHFGLRVNPYNRDDGWRGYTNPAWFLVGPGFNEATDTTQLAEINRQLQAAQQSEAAARQELASAQAGFDFQRQELTTQADLYRERIGDLLNRYAGQIPPNTDLLSSLEILVQKDAWNFERQELNAQANLWREKVVELLRRHIPGQLPANADPLATLEALMKQWADEIKQARSSQLAGLAASFAASLPPSDPVTSGSARARSRSN, translated from the coding sequence ATGCCTGCTCCCCGCGTCCGTCTCCCCTTCGCTGGCGCCTATCGCCTCACCCAGGGCTTCGCCGCCCGACCCGAAGTCTACAAGAAATTCGGCCTGGTCGGTCACAACGGCCTCGACTGGGGCACGCCCACCGGCACATCGATTCTGGCCGTCGCTGGCGGCAAAGCCATCGAGATCGCGTTCAAAGAAGGCCCAGGCGGCGCCGACGCTGACGGTTTCGGCAACTACGTCAAATTGGAGCACGACTGGGGCGAGTCGCTCTACGCCCATCTCAGCAAGGTCGACCTCCAAAAGGGCGATGCCATCAAGGAAGGCGAGCAGCTCGGATTATCCGGGAACACCGGCTTCAGCACTGCCGCCCATCTGCACTTCGGCCTGCGCGTCAACCCCTACAACCGCGACGATGGCTGGCGTGGCTACACCAACCCGGCCTGGTTTCTGGTCGGGCCAGGCTTCAACGAGGCCACCGACACCACCCAACTGGCCGAGATCAACCGCCAGTTACAGGCCGCCCAGCAGTCCGAGGCCGCAGCCCGGCAGGAACTGGCCAGCGCCCAGGCTGGCTTCGATTTCCAGCGCCAGGAATTGACTACGCAGGCCGATCTCTACCGCGAGCGTATCGGCGACCTGCTGAATCGCTATGCCGGCCAGATCCCACCCAACACCGACCTTCTGTCCTCGCTCGAAATCCTGGTGCAGAAAGACGCCTGGAATTTCGAGCGCCAGGAACTCAACGCCCAGGCCAATCTCTGGCGTGAGAAAGTCGTCGAACTCCTGCGCCGCCACATCCCCGGCCAGCTCCCGGCCAACGCCGACCCCCTGGCCACCCTGGAGGCGCTGATGAAGCAGTGGGCGGATGAGATCAAACAGGCCCGGTCGTCGCAACTGGCCGGGCTGGCGGCATCGTTCGCCGCCAGCCTGCCCCCGTCCGATCCTGTCACCTCTGGCTCGGCCCGCGCCCGCTCTCGCTCGAACTAA
- the proB gene encoding glutamate 5-kinase, whose translation MVLKLGTSVLTAGTPYLSRPRLVDLVRQGAGLRDRGAELIVVSSGAMAAGKEQLHFPDLPPSVPAKQMLSAVGQPRLMTIYQQYFEIYGIHIGQLLLTRADLQERRRYLNARHTLMSLLAHGILPIINENDSVTAEEIRVGDNDNLSAMVATLAEADLLILLTDQPGLFTADPRKDPAAQLIPEVERIDDDLLAAAGGAGSGLGTGGMATKLQAAETATRGGATVLIASGSQPDVLLRLAEGAPLGTRFLPSAGRPESRKRWLLAGYTTSGRLVVDAGAAKALVRNGSSLLPAGIAAVEGDFQRGDTISILAPTGRELARGLTNYQADEVRRLRGRHSREILAILGYEYGEEVIHRNDLILL comes from the coding sequence ATCGTCCTTAAACTCGGCACCAGCGTCCTTACCGCCGGTACGCCCTATCTCAGCCGGCCGCGCCTCGTCGACCTGGTGCGGCAAGGCGCGGGCCTGCGCGACCGCGGGGCCGAGTTGATCGTCGTCAGTTCGGGCGCCATGGCCGCCGGCAAAGAGCAACTTCACTTCCCCGACCTGCCGCCCAGCGTCCCCGCCAAACAAATGCTCAGCGCCGTCGGCCAGCCCCGGCTGATGACCATCTACCAGCAATACTTCGAGATCTACGGCATCCACATCGGCCAGTTGTTGCTCACCCGCGCCGACCTGCAAGAACGCCGCCGCTACCTCAACGCCCGCCACACCCTGATGTCGCTGCTGGCGCACGGCATCCTGCCGATCATCAACGAAAACGACTCCGTCACGGCCGAGGAAATCCGGGTGGGCGACAACGACAACCTCTCGGCCATGGTCGCCACCCTGGCCGAAGCCGACCTCCTCATCCTCCTCACCGACCAGCCCGGCCTCTTCACCGCCGACCCACGCAAAGACCCTGCTGCCCAACTGATCCCCGAAGTCGAACGCATCGACGATGACTTGCTGGCGGCGGCGGGCGGGGCGGGCAGCGGCCTGGGCACCGGCGGCATGGCCACCAAACTCCAGGCCGCCGAAACCGCCACCCGCGGGGGCGCCACCGTCCTCATCGCTTCCGGCAGCCAGCCGGATGTCCTCCTCCGGTTGGCCGAGGGCGCGCCTCTGGGCACCCGTTTTCTGCCCTCTGCCGGCCGGCCCGAAAGCCGCAAACGTTGGCTGCTGGCCGGCTACACCACGTCAGGACGTCTTGTGGTCGACGCCGGCGCCGCCAAAGCCCTTGTCCGCAACGGCAGCAGCCTGCTTCCGGCCGGCATCGCCGCCGTCGAGGGCGACTTCCAGCGCGGCGACACCATCAGCATCCTCGCTCCCACTGGGCGCGAGCTGGCGCGTGGCCTCACCAACTACCAGGCCGATGAAGTCCGCCGTCTGCGCGGCCGCCACTCGCGCGAGATCCTGGCCATCCTCGGCTACGAATATGGCGAGGAAGTCATCCATCGCAACGACTTGATTTTGTTGTAG
- a CDS encoding HNH endonuclease, translated as MSTGYVSAELERQVRLDAGHRCGYCRVSEAITGMALTIDHIVPEAAGGQTIRENLWLACERCNRCKGDRTAGPDPLTGRSTSFFNPRTQAWHEHFSWDHSGTQIVGLTATGRASVLALRLNHPLALIARHLWVGVGWHPPRD; from the coding sequence GTGAGCACAGGCTACGTATCCGCTGAACTCGAACGCCAGGTCCGACTGGATGCTGGTCATCGATGCGGCTATTGTCGCGTCTCCGAAGCCATAACCGGCATGGCATTGACCATCGATCATATCGTTCCCGAGGCTGCTGGCGGGCAGACAATCCGTGAGAACTTGTGGTTGGCATGTGAGCGGTGTAATCGCTGCAAAGGCGACCGCACCGCTGGCCCTGATCCGCTGACTGGCCGCTCCACTTCCTTTTTCAATCCACGCACCCAGGCATGGCATGAGCATTTCTCCTGGGATCACAGCGGCACACAGATCGTGGGCCTGACGGCAACCGGTCGAGCCTCAGTTTTGGCGCTTCGCCTCAATCATCCTTTGGCCCTCATCGCCCGCCATCTCTGGGTGGGCGTTGGTTGGCATCCACCACGCGACTAA
- a CDS encoding glutamate-5-semialdehyde dehydrogenase, with protein sequence MTANPLTPLGQQARAAARTLATASTGTKNALLHAIADGLVDGQESILAANALDIADGRAAGLRDNLIDRMSITPGRLTGFAADTRAVAALPDPVGSEFDARLLPNGLRISRRRTPLGVLGVIYEARPNVTVDIAALALKTGNAAILRGGKEIMRSNLAILAVIHAALDQIGLPRPAIQYIDSPDRAFIGHLLKLHDYVDVIIPRGGASLHQFCRENSTIPVITGGVGICHYFVDESADFAKALPVIHNAKTQRPSVCNSLDALLVHEAIAAHFLPLVVDHLTPAGVSFRADEAAMDILAGRDNVQPAGPADFDTEWMNLTLGLRIVPDLDTAIDHIRQHSLDHSDGILTQNWNNAQRFLNEVDSSAVFVNASTRFNDGGQFGLGAEVAISTQKLHARGPMGLAELTTYKWIVLGDGHIRA encoded by the coding sequence ATGACAGCCAACCCCCTCACCCCCCTCGGCCAACAGGCCCGCGCCGCCGCTCGCACCCTGGCCACCGCCTCCACCGGAACCAAGAACGCCCTCCTCCACGCCATCGCCGATGGCCTGGTGGACGGCCAGGAAAGCATCCTGGCCGCCAATGCCCTCGATATAGCCGATGGACGGGCCGCCGGGCTGCGCGACAACCTCATCGACCGTATGTCCATCACCCCCGGCCGGCTGACCGGCTTCGCCGCCGACACCCGCGCCGTTGCCGCCCTGCCCGACCCGGTGGGCAGCGAATTCGACGCCCGTCTGCTGCCCAACGGCCTGCGCATCAGCCGCCGCCGCACCCCGCTTGGCGTCCTCGGCGTCATCTACGAGGCCCGCCCCAACGTCACCGTCGACATCGCCGCCCTGGCCCTCAAGACTGGCAACGCCGCCATCCTGCGCGGGGGCAAAGAGATCATGCGCAGCAACCTGGCCATCCTGGCCGTCATCCATGCCGCCCTGGATCAGATTGGCCTGCCCCGGCCTGCCATCCAGTACATCGACAGCCCCGACCGCGCCTTCATCGGCCATTTGCTCAAACTCCACGATTACGTCGATGTCATCATCCCCCGCGGCGGCGCCAGCCTGCACCAATTCTGCCGCGAGAACAGCACCATCCCCGTCATCACCGGCGGCGTCGGCATCTGCCACTACTTCGTAGACGAGAGCGCCGATTTCGCCAAAGCCCTGCCTGTCATCCACAATGCCAAAACCCAGCGGCCCAGCGTCTGCAATTCGCTCGACGCCCTCCTGGTGCACGAAGCCATCGCCGCCCACTTCCTGCCGCTGGTGGTCGATCACCTCACCCCGGCCGGCGTCAGCTTCCGGGCGGACGAGGCGGCCATGGACATCTTGGCCGGTCGCGACAACGTCCAGCCGGCCGGCCCCGCCGACTTCGACACCGAGTGGATGAACCTCACCCTCGGCCTGCGCATCGTCCCCGACCTGGATACCGCCATCGACCACATCCGCCAGCACAGCCTCGACCACTCCGACGGCATCCTCACCCAAAACTGGAACAACGCCCAGCGTTTCCTCAACGAAGTCGATAGTTCCGCCGTCTTCGTCAACGCCTCCACCCGCTTCAACGACGGCGGCCAATTCGGTCTCGGCGCCGAAGTCGCCATCAGCACCCAGAAACTCCACGCCCGCGGCCCCATGGGCCTGGCCGAGCTGACCACCTACAAATGGATCGTCCTCGGCGACGGCCACATCCGGGCGTGA
- a CDS encoding HEAT repeat domain-containing protein encodes MPRPGFWQNLRRLFSAPPEITPEQLADPNPTRRWRSARAVAGSPRPALLPDLFRLLADPDPIVRDEAGRALAAWGSEHSLQPALDLLAGDPAPETAASALDLLALLAAPDAHPLAARYLTAPDPLLRTAAVRSLAAANPQAAAPALIPLLADPDPRVRRAVCLALGHSGDPAALPALLAAQKDNDPSARQFARQSGARLEAELARRQKEAERAAARKTGNDGNAG; translated from the coding sequence ATGCCCCGCCCCGGCTTCTGGCAGAACCTCCGCCGTCTCTTCAGCGCCCCGCCTGAGATCACGCCTGAGCAACTGGCCGACCCCAACCCCACCCGGCGATGGCGCAGCGCCCGAGCTGTAGCCGGCTCGCCCCGCCCGGCGCTCCTTCCCGACTTGTTCCGTCTCCTGGCCGACCCCGACCCGATCGTGCGCGACGAGGCCGGGCGCGCCCTGGCCGCGTGGGGCAGCGAACACAGCCTCCAGCCCGCCCTTGACCTCCTCGCCGGCGATCCGGCCCCCGAAACCGCCGCTTCCGCCCTCGACCTCCTGGCGCTTCTGGCCGCCCCCGACGCCCACCCCCTGGCTGCCCGCTACCTGACCGCCCCCGATCCGCTCCTGCGCACCGCCGCCGTTCGCTCCCTGGCCGCGGCCAACCCCCAGGCCGCGGCCCCTGCCCTCATCCCCCTCCTGGCTGACCCCGACCCGCGCGTCCGGCGCGCCGTCTGCCTGGCCCTGGGCCACAGCGGCGACCCCGCCGCCCTGCCCGCCCTGCTCGCCGCCCAGAAAGACAACGACCCCTCGGCCCGCCAGTTCGCCCGCCAATCCGGCGCCCGCCTCGAGGCCGAACTCGCCCGCCGCCAGAAAGAAGCCGAGCGCGCGGCTGCCAGGAAGACGGGGAATGACGGGAACGCGGGATAA